The DNA window TGGAAGTCCTCTGCCGCTGCACGAACGGCTCCCGGTAATACCGATCCCCAAAGCACATGCCCAGCAGCTCCTTGCGAACCGTCTTGTTCCAGAGCCCATAGATCAGGGGGTGGCAGATGGCGCTGGTAAAGGACAGCCACGTGGCCCAGGTCTCCAGGGTCGGGGAGACGTAGTTCTTCCCCCAGAGGGCCTCAGAGGTGATGACAACCATGTAGGGGCCCCAGGTGACCATGAAGGCACCGACGACCACCAGGATGGTGATGAGGGCTTTGCACTGGTTGGCCGAATAGACCACGCCCTGAAAGGCGTTCCTCCTACTGccggaggaggaggtggaggtgctGGAGTTCTTCCTCCCATCCCTCTGGGGGTCCTCCTCCACGATGACCACGGTGCCACAGTGCACCTTGCGCGCCTTGACCCTGGCCACGCGGAAGATAAAGCCATAGCACACCAGCATGACCAGAAAGGGGAAGAGGGCACACCAGATCTGCCAGAAGGCGGTATAGCCGGGCTCCCGGTGCCACGCAGCCACACACATCCACTTGAACTCGTCAAACTCCACCGACGACCAACCAAAGAGAGGCGGCAGGCAGCCGATGAGGGAGTGAAGCCATATGTAGACAAGCGCCATCACGGCGCGGTTCCCCGTGATCTTCATGGGGTACACCATGGGGTACAGGACAGCATAGTAGCTAGGGAAAGGACGgagggggcgagagagaggagTCAAAATAGAGAAAACGCACCCGAACGGGCACCCTGTGCTCTCCGAGGTAGGGAGCTTTGTTGAATTTCTCCATCCAACCCAGTCACGGGGCTCCGAAGACGGTCCCTTCTCCCAACTTTTCCCGGACAAGTCACAGACTCTGCCGTGTTACCCCGCTTTGTAGGACCCGTCATCAGCCAGGAGCTGGAGGCCAGGATGAA is part of the Felis catus isolate Fca126 chromosome F1, F.catus_Fca126_mat1.0, whole genome shotgun sequence genome and encodes:
- the GPR161 gene encoding G-protein coupled receptor 161 isoform X3; this encodes MVYPMKITGNRAVMALVYIWLHSLIGCLPPLFGWSSVEFDEFKWMCVAAWHREPGYTAFWQIWCALFPFLVMLVCYGFIFRVARVKARKVHCGTVVIVEEDPQRDGRKNSSTSTSSSGSRRNAFQGVVYSANQCKALITILVVVGAFMVTWGPYMVVITSEALWGKNYVSPTLETWATWLSFTSAICHPLIYGLWNKTVRKELLGMCFGDRYYREPFVQRQRTSRLFSISNRITDLGLSPHLTALMAGGQPLGNSSSTGDTGFSCSQDSGTDVMLLEDYTSDDNPPSHCTCPPKRRSSVTFEDEVEQMKDAARNPILHVKAEVHESLDSYAASLARVIEAEAKINLFGEEALPGVLAAARTVPGAGFGGRRGSRTPASQRLQLQSIEEGNVLAAEQR